The Pristiophorus japonicus isolate sPriJap1 chromosome 26, sPriJap1.hap1, whole genome shotgun sequence DNA segment TAACTGATCTCAGGGTAGCTTTAGGGCTCCCACAGTTAGCCTAAGTGTGCCTTAGGGGAAAATCAGCCTGTGTGCGTACTCCTGAATGTTACCCTTTGGGTGTGGACATCAGGTGGCAGGATTGGGCTGGTAAATGATGCCTCCTGCAGCTAAATAGGCAggacacttgggtgaggtaccggGGGAGGGAAGTAAACTTTGAACTGTATGTCACGAAGTAGACAACACCTTCAGCAGAGGAAATGAGCCCAGGGACTATTCAAAACAAAGCTCTGATATCGGTCAAAGTCGATGGTAGGGATCAATACAAGATCTCTTTGCACAGTCACCCCACTTTGTGACCAGTTGCTGAGGTTTCCTATAGAACTACATAAAAATATACTTCTCCCACCACTCCTTGCAAGCCCCCATCATCCATGAAAAATGCACAGGTTGGACACAACTGAGAAAGCACACCAACTTTACACTGATGCTGCTGCTACATTGTAGAAAACCTGCTTAATGCAACTGTGGAGAGGTGCTGTTGAACATCTCTGCTCAAAGCAACGTTTAGACAATTGGTAATATTGCCTCAGTGTTCTGGGACTGTAATAGATCTATTTGTCTACAGGCCTTCCTTCAGTAAACATCCAGCTGTAAAGTGAGGCAGCAAATTATAAATAAAATGGAAGCCCCGCAACTTGTCGTCTCCATGTCGTTTATTAAAATGCAAAAATGGCAAACTGATTCCAACTCCCATTGAGGCCTGGATAATGTTAGTGGCAAAGTCTTTCTGCGATCCACTGCggccatggggaggggggggttcagcAATCTGATTTTTTTCCGGTCTCTGCAAGAGCTGAGGTCTACACGCAAATGTCCGTTCTCACCGATCAAACTGTCACCATCAGAGAGGCGCACGAACAAACTCTGACATTACTACAATATTTCACTGACAGGATCGTTAGCAGAAAATCTCTGGTGATCCAACAGTTGATACGACTCACAGACAGCTCAGCGACACCGAGAGCCTCGAGTATAGGCACTACCACAACAACAGTAAAAATACActatatacatatataaatatatagtaaCAAGTAACAGGCCATGAATTCAAGATGCTGATCTATGTTTGGGTGGTTGAGATGGTGATTAAAAGGATCATGGGCCCAACTCCAATGGTTTActcctgtgtcagctgtgactcagtaggtagcactctctcgcctctgagttagaaggttgtgggttctgaacacatattttaaaaaatccaggctgacactcccagtgcagtgctgagggagcgctgcactgtcggaggtgctatctttcggatgagacgttaaaccgaggccccgtctgccctctcaggtaaaagatcctatggtcactatatcgaagaagagcaggggagttatccccagtgtcttggggtcaatatttatccctcaaccaacagcgttaaaacagatgatctggtcattatcacattgctgtttgtgggagcttgctgtgcgcaagttggctgcctcgtttcccacattacaacagtgactacactccattggctgtgatgtgctttgagacatccggtggtcgtgaaagtctttTTTATATAGTGTTACACTCGAAATTCAAGATTCTGTTAGTCTCTAAATATTAAATTATTATTTTTACAATGAAACAGCATTTACGACAGCATTCAGCAGAATTCAAAATTTTGCCTCGAACTAAGGTTTGAAGGCTTCCAGCCTTGAAATGAGGTGATTAAGACGGGATCCCATAGAGGTATACAAGAGTAATTGGTACAAAACTGGTAAGACTACTTCAAGTTAAACCATGAAAGTAGAACAAGGAAACGCAGGTTCAAACTTTAAGACTGAGCTGGGAGTTCTTCAGTGTCACCGACATGTGGAAAAGACTTCTGGGTAACATAGTGGAGGCAAAAACTATGCAATCATCATTAAGAAAGGGGTAGATGCTTTAATGGGGCCTCTAGGATTTCTTTCCTAGTTGGATGAGATGGGTTGGGCCATCCATTTGCATCCCGTGAATGTACTTTTACATTTTACTTTTCTAAAAAATCCACCTCGGGTTGGGAACTAAATGCCCCTTTGCCCGGTATCTCTGGGGGTGCAGGTCAGTGGTCCCTCAGTGCTCACTGTCACGAGTCACTGCCACTGTGCACTAACTGTTTGGGGTACTTGTCCACTGCATCTGTCGTCTCGCACTCACTCGAACTGTCCGATCGTCCTGGGAGAGGCATCTTCTGTTTCCTTGTCTTTGCCCGTCGATTTTTGAACCAGACCTGCGTGGATAATGATGAGCGTTAGACATAAGAACACAGGGACGGTAAAGGAAGGCCCCTCAGTTTCCATTCTTCAGCCACCATCCATCTGAGGCTCATTATTCCTGGTGTCTCAACCTCAGATCCAACTGTATTTTGAAtggccttaagaacataagaattaggagcaggagttggccatttggctcctcgagcctgctctgccattcaataagatcatggctgatcttctacctcaacacttccctggactatccccatatcccttgattccactagagtccaaaaatctatcgatctcagccttgaatatactcaatgacacagcatccacagccctttggggcagggaatttcctctgagtgaagaaattcttccacatctcagtcttaaaaggccaactccttatcctgagatgatgatccctagttctagactccccagccagggggaaacaacctctcagcatctaacctgtcaaatcccctcagaatcttacatgttaagCTGCTATTACACTAGAGCTTGAGTCTTGGGAGCATGATCCATCTGCTCTGGTCTCCTGCATTTACCAATGTTGCTGGTCCTCCTGTAAATTGGCACCACTGTGGAGCTTAGTATTGCACACTCGGTCAGTTTGCACATGTGAACCACTGACTGTGCCCCAGGATATCACTTGTACACACCATCCCATTGCCTCTTTGTGTGTCACCGCTGGCAAATGTGTTGCTACTGCCAAACGCTGTCATTGGTGGGCCCAGGAACTCAGTAGTTGGGAAGATGGAGGTAAAAATACTGAGCCAGTGCAGAAAATCCAGTAACTTTATCCCAATGTTGTCACTCGCTGCACCAAGCCAAACACAGAGAGCCAGGGCTGAGAAGCCTTGCTTAACGTTCCGTGTGTTTGGACATCAGTTCTGGATCAGACCCCATGCCGCTGACGACTGACTGCTGGCTGAGtacaagtaagaaagaaagacttggatttatatagcgcctttcacaaccaccgcacgtctcaaagtgctttatagccaatgaagtactttaggagtgtggtcactgttgtaatgtacaaaggAATGACGGATAAGGTAATGAGGGCTTAAGGTGATCCTGAAACTGTGTCCCAACACCAGTCACTGTTTACaggagtgagggggagggcagGGAATACATTCTCACTATGAGGTACCAATTAATTCCCTGTACAATCCACTGGAAATCTAGTTTAGAGGGACAGTAGGGGGCCAGGGGCTGAGGGAAGGGGGGATGGAGGAAGGTCGTTAAACTGTTTACTAAGTTTGGGCCTTAGGCAATGCTGAAACATCCATTATTGGATTAGCAGCTTTATCGAGTTTGATTGACTAAGTGGATCTGACCTGTGATTTCCATACAGCAGATCCCACTCAGCAGGCCATTTAGCACCTTCTTACTGTTTGTCAGCCTGTAGTCATATCTGATTTCCAGGCTGGGCCGCCGCATGTTGCTCCCTCTCATGGccaagactatcagcaggccggggccattagagggagcaacatgcggcggcataccactgcagggagcagtgcgtgctgctgcaggagggcgacggctgactacagtgtgggcaggtacagcaggaacggcgaggtcggggcgaaggagcggtgagagttcatagagggacgtgatcggggcccaggggaggcgaggggcccaggggcagcacgggcccagcccacactgtgcgatatgtgagcgcactgggtccgtgcagcagagcaggtcttcagtcgtcctggttcaacccttgcccctggaccaagacctcgctctgtcaagccccgtgtggtggctggtgtgcaacggtcaccccacgttaaaacaatccacccacaggcatcttccacccttcaggatgtagttcgggatctggaatattaggtccttcattgaaacacctgtgaacatcattcctttttgacatggaagcaagtcatccttgcttcgagggactgcctatgatgatgatgatgatggccataTCCCCATTATAGTGGGAGCAGGGAATTAGATTAATTCCCAAACTCCAACCACCTTTTGGGCACCTTTACATTGACGCCTGGTAAATTCAGACTGCAGGATAGGAGTGTCCGTGGCGTGGCTCTCTGCTGTCACACAAGATagttacagatgaggaaggccattcagcccgtctaaaTTCACCCATTCAGAAAGACTACAGTCTATCTCCCATTGCTGTATCCAATTGTTCCTCAAATGAGTTGAGGACTTTCTCCTCCACTACTCTACGACAGAGTCCTGATACCAGTCCTAAATTTGCCGCCTTCTAGTTTAAACCTATGTCCCCGTGTGCTACTCttacaatttaatttaaagtaaaaTTCTGGATGTACATTTTCCAGTCCCTTATCTATCTCGTACACCCCGAGAAGTTCACCTCTCACAAGCTCTTGCTGTATTAAGACTGTCCTCTGGTGTCTCTCCCAAATGACCATTTTTCATGTGTGGGCCAAGGTATTGAGTGTCGCTGGCCATTTGGCCAGGGGTGACATCACAACTGACTCCAATCCTGTCCTACAAATGTACACGATCCAGCAGAAAGTTGCTGCATAGCTGCCTGTGTCATTTGATTTATTTTCCTCTCTCTAACTAATGTCACCAAATCGTAATAAGGCAAAAGGTAGAGATCCATTTGAAAACCGTGACCCCAATTTACCTTTTACGTACCATTTTTATCTCTTCAACACTAACTTTTATGTTACTGAAAGTCACACAATAAGCACTGCTTTAAGAGAATCCCGGGGAGTGAAATTGATCATTGAAATCAAAGACTTGACCCGTTTTACACGACCGCCAAAAACTGATCTCACCGCCCCAGTCTGTTTGCGCACTGACCGCCAATGCTGCTCTCGGACAGGCTGGACACCCTTAAACCAGGGGCCTTGTACCTTGATTGTCTCCTCGGAGAGGTGGGTCTTCCTGGCCAGCTTCTCCCTCGTGCCACTGTCTGGGTAGCTTGTTTTGTTGAAGAGGTTTTCTAGGTCCTCTAGCTGCTGCTCTGTGAAGACTGTCCTGTGTCTCCGTCTCCTCTTCTGAGCCTGGGCCAGGAAGTGGAGCCCCAGCTGAGGCATGGCAGTAGGACTTGGGATACCTGGCGAAGGGGCAGTGAGCAATTAAAGCCACAATAACAATTTGTGTTTATAAAACACCTTTAATCTGGTAAAACGTCACAACGCTTCAGAGGAAAGAAtcaacttggatttctatagcgcctttcacgaccactggacgtcccaaagtgctttacagccaatgaagtatttttggcgtgtagtcactgttgtaatgtgggaaacgcggcagccattttgcgcacggcaagatcccacaaacagcaatgtgataatgaccagataatctgtttttagtgatgttgattgagggataaatattggcccctgctcttcttcaaaatagtgccctgggatcttttacgtccacctgagacagtagacgaggcctcggtttaatgtctcatccgaaagatggcatttctgacagtgcggcactccctcagcactgctcctccgacagtgcggcgctccctcagcactgtccctccaacagtgcggcgctccctcaatactgcccctccgacagtactgcccctccgataatgcggcactccctcagtactgcgcctccgactgtgctgcgctccctcagtactgcccctctgacagtgcgacgctccctcagtactgcccctccgacagcacggcgctccctcagcactatcctccgacagagcggcgctccctcagcactgcccctccgacagagcggcgctccctcaactcTGCACTAGGagtgtactgagctattttccagtgtattgtgaaaattttatatgaataaagtatatttttgaaaaaaaaactgcactggtagtgtcagcctggatttatgtgcccgTCCTTGGAGTGGGACAAGTAATTCATTGCCTGTCATGCACAATTTTGGATATCCTATGATTgtgaaagggactatataaatacaaattatttttTATGAATGTGGGAAGTCGACAAACGAACGCAGATTTCCTGTGATGCGACCAGAATAAGGAGCACTGTAAAGTGTATTCGCGTGGAGCAGGGCCCTGAGCCTGGACAGTGGGTTCTGGTATCTGTATCGGATCAGAAAGCGACGATTTCAGGAGCTGTGACAGCCTGAGCACGACTTCCAGACTTGCCCTTTAAATCAACCGAATTAGAAATTCCCAAATCCCCCCCAATGTGGAACCGGCCAGGAAAGtaagtcccaggtttgatccccaaCCTGACCTCAGTTAGCGTGTCTCAGGCGCGGCAATTTGCCTCAGTCACTGAGCTGGAGACTGAAGCCCCTCTTTCTGATTGGCAGTCCCTGCGTGTTTCGAAGCCGCACCAGGGCACGGCCGTGATGCCCCCCACGgtcggaaagcatgcttgacacccACTGTCTCGTCACGCATATGAAGAACAGCTACTTGGGAGAGGGCAGGGTGGGGTCTGTGTAATCTCGGCACGAGTTAGCTGCTGCCTTAGGAAATGAGGATGCAAAGATTTAAAAGCTGGTTGCACAGAATCAGAAGAACAAAATGGAAGTGAAACCATTATATGATTTTTTAAAAGCAACAGGAAAACACCCCAATCCTTACTGAGCTACAGTTTGGATTGGGGTAATTTTAACCAAACCCACCCGGTGAGGAGCTGACAAGATCGAATCTGCCGTCACTAATACATCTCTGCCGAATTTGCAGAATCTCGTCAGTTTCCCACCGGGAGctttaagaaagacttggatttatatagcgcctatcacgaccacaggatgtctgaaagcgccaatgaagtacttttggagtgtagcctttTGGTTAAAATGACCCTGATTGACTCCCCACGCCAATAACAATATAGGTTACCAAAATCTAACTCTTTAGAAACAGGATAAAGTTGCTATCTTAAACAGCAAACGCTCACGTTCGGTTACCTGTGTGTCCCGGACAGCAATGGGGCCGGGGCTGGTGGGCCCAATTGGAACAGTACGATCGCCTCTCCGCACGTCCATAGTAAAAATCCTCGTATCCCAAGGCACCGGCAATTGATCCTGGAGCTGAGTAGAGTCCAAAATAACCAAAAGTGTGCCGGCTGGGCAGAAAACCATGGTCAGAATGGAACAGGAGCGGGTGGCTCGGCCAGAGGAGCCGATCGGAAGGACATCTGGTGTCCTTGTTGGACAGAATGCTGTCTATACTGAAATCACTAGCAGACATGGGAGTTTGGTGAGCCATGTCCTTCCAAATCTCCAGCTACCAACAATAAATGAGGATAGTTTAAAGTTGCTGTTGCCCTGGGATCCTGAATTGTGAAATGCTCGCCCTGGATTTATATTCCCTTCAGCTGGGGGCTTTTCTTGTGTATGGCCAGTTTCGCCCAGACTGTATCCCACAGCTGAGGGATCTCCTGTGTATTCATATTTATCAGTCAGATCAGACGCTTCAAACTGTGATGGGCTAGTGGTTGTACAATACATGTGTATTTAAGGAGAAGACACCTAATCTAAAAGCAATTAGGTGCATTCAATAATTCTCATCATTTCTGCACTACAAGAAATAGATGCAAAAGCCACAAGACTTTGATTGATGTAAAGTTAGCAAGTGATTTATTATTCAGAATAGTTCAGAATTATTCAGTACATTCGCTCACAGATTAGACAGGATACAGGAATAAGCTTTTGAGCTTTGATAgggtatctctctctcccttgtaACCGTCAAACTTGGCATGCTAAACTCTTTTCCCATTATTTTATGGGCTGCCCACGTGATTTGCTGCAGTGTGACATCCCAGcacaggcctccttctgtgcaatataattctatgattctacaacacACCCGGTGAATCTCTACACTCACTGGGGTCGGTTTTGGGCGTTCGACCAGAGGATTGCGCTAATTGTCCACCAGTTCTTGTGTCGAAGAGGtagcccccccccccgctgccacaccaggtcggtgattggagcgtgggcaagtacggcaggagcggcgaggtcggggcgaaggagcgccgagaGTTTGtagggggatgtgatcggggcccaggagagacgtgagttcggggcccaggggcagcacgggcccagcccacactgtgcgatatgtgggcgcactgggtccgtgcagcagagcaggtctccaatcgtcctggttaacccttgccactggaccaagacctcgctctgtcaagccccgtgtggtggctggtgtgcaacggccaccccacgttaaaacaatccacacacaggcatctttcacccttcaggatgtagttcaggatctggaatattaggtccttcattgaaacacctgtgaactcgtccctttttggtgtggaagcgagttatcctcgtttcgaaggactgcctatgatgatgaaaccatTTTAAGGCAATGGCCTCATTTAAATCTGGCAGGCGAGCTGCCGAGTGCCAAACAGCTGCCCTGGTGTAGCTTGCCGCTTTGAGGCCTCATGATTGGGCCAGAGCGGCCGCCAGCAAGGTATGTTGTGGGGGTGGGATGGGTCGCGTGCGCAGAGGGAGGGGGTCCTAGGGTGGCAGCGGCCCACATTATTTTGCCGAGTCTGcccaccacccccgccccgctCACTCCTCTGGGGTCCACAAAGATAATTCTTCAGTTCCATCGCCCGTGGAGCTGGTCAGGGTGCGACCAGTTCCGACCTAAGATggcaattggctgctgtgtttcatacattacaacagtgactacgcttcaaaagtacttaatgggcTGTAAGGTGTTTTGAGGACATTCTGAAATTATGAAAGGTGCTATGGATATGCAAGTCTTTTACTTTTTATACAGCGCAATtaccatagtaaaatgtcccaaggtgtaaaCAAACAAAATGTTTCACTGAGCCAAAGGAGGTATTAGAACAGATGACTAAAGGCTTATTCTTTGatttaagttttaaggagcgtcttaaaggatgagaggcggggaggtttagggaggggattctagAGTGTTGGgcccagatggctgaaggcacaaacGCAAATGGTAGGGCGGAGGTATTTGAATCCGACCCAAACAGGTGATCGTATAGAAGTAGCCTGAACATACACTTTAGTCCGATATGCACACAAAAAAGATTTATTTGGAGTTTCGGAGAAATTCAGAGAAGTAATGTGGTACTGGAGCCACAAAGAGTGCAGCTAGGTTTAACATGCCCACATTATGGACACCTGTCAGTCACTTTTACCAACATCTTTAACTGTGACTGTTATTACTTTGCTGTTCATTGGCAGTTGAATAAACTTGCAGTGACTCCTCTCCCAGTCACTCAGTGGGTACATACACTGCCCAGTGCTGCACTGAACCACAGAGATTAGAAGGCCCCAGGTTGGGCCCTCGGTGCATGGGCTCTTTTATATTAGTGGCTCCTGGTGATTGTGATATTACATCCGGTTCCTGTAGACCTTTTGAGGTCTCGCTGAACTGTTTTTAGCGTGGTCTACTCGTTTGGCAGCAGTCTGTGGAAATAGGATTTAACAGAAATGCTTGATGCCAGCTCATGGACACAGGAGACTCTCACAAACTGACTTAAAAAGAGGACCCTGTAAAAATGCCTTGCTCGGTGATGGTTGATTCCAGTCGGGGATGGTTGGCTGGGAACCCAGTACTGCCCCTGACTGAGAATAACGAACTCACCACATGCTGGCAATAAAATCcaggtctacagggctttagtaatacccgccctcctgtttggctcagagacatgtacaatagacacctcaagtcgctggagaaataccaccaacgatgtctccgcaagatcctgcaaatcccctgggaggacagatgcaccaacgttagcgtcctcgaccaggccaacatccccagcattgaagcactgaccacacttgatcagctccgctgggcaggccacattgttcaaatgcctgacacaagactcccaaagcaagtgctctactcggaactccttcatggcaaacgagccaaaggtgggcagaggaaacatttcaaggacaccctcaaagcctccttgataaagtgcaacatccccaccgacacctgggagtccctggtcatagaccgccctaagtggaggaagtgcatccgggagggtgctgagcacctcgagtctcgtcgccgagagcatgcagaaaccaagcgcaggcagcggaaggagcgtgcagcaaaccagtcccacccaccccttccctcaaccactgtctgtcccacctgtgacagagattgtggttctcgtattggactgttcagccacctaaggactcatttttagagtggaagcaagtcttcctcgattccgagggactgcctatgatgaagatgagaaTCCAGGATCTGCTCGTCCCTTTACTACACCAGGCATTGACTTTACACACCGCAGGGCCTGGGTGGCTAATTCGGCAATGCTGAGCTTGGATTTTAGCAGCTTGTGTATTGTCGGAGGAAGGGaagactgagggaagtaaggaaTGCCACGAGGGCCTGAGAAAGAATGAGCTTGAGTAGGAGTCAGTGTGTTGAGCCTTGATTTTAACTCCATGAGGGGAGCAGGAGGGAGGGGTGTATTTGGAGATTGGGAGAAAGGGAGGTTCACAGATGTAATGAGCATCTAGTAGTGAACCCGTAGTTGTGAATTTGGGCTTCACACAGGTGAGTGTATACAAACTTGACAAGCTTATTATGGGATGTCCCTCCGCACCAATCACTTGCCCCATTTGTAAAAAAAATAATGGCTTCGGACGAGTATTACAACCTCAGTCTGACAGGATGTGAAACCTGTGAAAGTTTACAAAGGGGAGTGTGACGAGATGAGAAAAGTAAAGGTAAACAAAAGGTGTCAGGTTGAGCCATTAGCACCATGTGCAGTTACACCTGCAGGCTGCTTGCAGTTTGCACCAACCTGTGCGAGTTGCCCCCCGGCTCAATGCAGCCCGGGGCGCTGGTTATAGCGAAAGTGGCACGGGGGGGTTGTGGAATAGCCGGCACTTCACTCCATGTAACTAACAGCAGCTTCAGTTTTTGCACTGTAATGCTACCATTGCTTTAGGTCTGTGCGCAGTCTCCCTGTGTTTACAGCTAAGACCCACAGACAAACTAACACACTTCCAGGATTTGCAAGTAAACAGATACAATGAAATGTAACAATGGAAACCAAACCAAAGTCCTGAACAATAAAGACcagttttcacgacctcaggatgttccaaagccctttacagccaatgaagcacttttgaagtgcagccaatatgcgcacagcaagctctcacaaacagcaatgttataacgaccagatcatctgcGTTAgtaattttggttgagggataaatattgaccaggagactggaacgaactccccctgctcttcttcgaatagtgccgtgggatcttttacatccatctgagagggctgacggggcctcggtttaatgtctcatctgaaagatggcagtgcagcgctccctcagcactgctctggagtgccagcctgcattatgtgcttaagtctctggagtggtgcttAAAGCCACAACCGTCTGTCTCATGCGAGggagctatcactgagccaaggctgacacgttAAAAAGTGTGTTTGTAAGCCTTTTTAAAAATATTAATTCTAGTgacatgggcatcgctggcaaggcagtTACTGCCCATttcctagttgtcctgagaaggtggcggtgggGCCTTCTTCCAGAAACACTGTTTGATACAAGTGAGATACTTGCAAAGTCACTTCAGCGGGCAGTGAAGAGTTACCAAGCTGGTGTGGGACTGCAGTCACACatcagccagactgggtaaggacggcaggtttgctgtgaggttatccattttgggggcaaaaacacagaggcagaatattatctgaatggtggcagattaggaaaagggaaggtgcaatgagacctgggtgtcatggtttatcagtcattgaaagttggcatgtaggtacagcaggcggtgaagaaggcaaatggtatgttggccttcatagctaggggatttgagtataggagcagggaggtcttactgcagttggtacagggccttggtgaggcctcacctggaatattgtgttcggttttggtctcctagtctgaggaaggacgttcttgctattgagggagtgcagcgaaggttcatcagactgattccaggtatggctggactgacatatgaggagaggctggatcaactgggcctttattcactgaagttt contains these protein-coding regions:
- the LOC139239062 gene encoding homeobox protein goosecoid-like, with the protein product MSASDFSIDSILSNKDTRCPSDRLLWPSHPLLFHSDHGFLPSRHTFGYFGLYSAPGSIAGALGYEDFYYGRAERRSYCSNWAHQPRPHCCIPSPTAMPQLGLHFLAQAQKRRRRHRTVFTEQQLEDLENLFNKTSYPDSGTREKLARKTHLSEETIKVWFKNRRAKTRKQKMPLPGRSDSSSECETTDAVDKYPKQLVHSGSDS